Within the Sphingobium baderi genome, the region CCTATCGCCTCTAAACATTGTATGAGAAACACCGCTGTGAATTTGCCCCGGCTCAGCTTGTTCCTGATATTCGGCTCAGAGTCCACCACGCCGACAGCGGCGAGCTTCTCAACTAGCTGAGCATAAGAGACATTTCGGCGCTTCAATTCCGCCTTCAGCAACCCCTTAACCTTCGCTTCCCATTCCGTATCGGCCACGTTTGCACTCCATTCGTCGCAAACGCCATCATACACGATACATTTGCCCTTGTGCAAGATACAGTTATGTCATTATATGCGATGCATAAGCAACGGATACGATGACATGCAACACTTCCTCCTTTCCTCCAAAGCCCGCACGATCAGCCTCAAGGCTGTTTTCAGCATGGGCGAGGACAAGGCGTATCAAACCTTCTGCGATATGCGTTGGGCTGACACGGACGGCGAAGCTGTGTGCCCGCGCTGCGGCTGCACGGAAAGCTACAGCATTGCCACGCGCCGCAAGTTCAAGTGCGTTGGCTGTCACCACCAGTACAGCGTCACCAGCGGCACTATCTTCGCCTCGCGTAAGATGAGCTTCACCGATCTGCTGGCCGCTATCGTGATCTTCGTGAACGGCGCGAAGGGCGTTGCCGCGCTCCAACTGAGCCGCGACCTGGATTGCCAGTACAAGACGGCTTTCGTACTCACGCACAAGCTGCGCGAGGCGATGGCGCGTGAGCAGATGGACCGCCAGCTTGACGGCGTGGTGGAAATCGACGGCGCGTATTTCGGCGGCTACAGCAAGCCGGAAAACCGCAAGGAAGATCGCAAGGATCGCCGCTTGAAGGCGAACCTCACTGGCAAGCGCCAGTGCGTTGTCATCATGCGTGAGCGCAACGGCAAGTCGCTGCCCTTCATCGTCCGCAATGAAGGCGATGCCGTTCCCTACGTCCGCGATCATGTTGGCACCGTTGCCACGATCATGGCCGACGAAGGTACGGGATGGGATGCGCTTCATGCCGGTTGGGATACGCGCCGCGTAAATCACTCGGTAGCGTTTCTGGACAACGGCGCTTGCACCAATCAGGCCGAAAGCTACTTCTCTCGCCTGCGTCGGATGGAAGTCGGAACGCACCACCATATCGCTGGCCCGTACATCGGCCAGTATGCGCGGGAGGCTTCGTGGCGCGAAGATAACCGCCGCGTCGATAACGGCACTCAGGCGGTGATGGTGACGGCTGCGGCAATGGAAGCGCCGGTTAGCCGTCAGTGGAAGGGCTACTGGCAGCGCTAAAAAGCAAAAACCCCAAGAGCCGTAGCTCCTGGGGGATCCGCTGGGCGCACCATGCGGCGTTGCAATTGCTGATCTAGGAATCTACCGAGTCCGTGTCAACAGGGAGTTAACGTGCGCGGGGCACTTTATATCGACGGATTCAACCTCTACCACGCAGTGGATGATCTTGGAGTTCCGCATTACAAATGGTGTAACTTCTGGAAATTGGCCGAGCTAATTTCCAAGGGGCAGGCACGTTCGATAACCCGCGTCGTATTTTGTACCGCATACTTCAAAGGCGACCATGGCAAGCGGGTCAGGCACGAGGCGCTTGTAAACGCTCAAGCCATCGTGGGAGTTGAAACCAAGTTGGGTCACACCACAACCGAGCCTATGAAATGCAAAAGGCACAGTTGCGGGCATCGTTGGGATCAGCCCCGTGAAAAGGAAACGGACATAAACCTGTCTCTGTCCCTTTTTGCCGACGCCTGTGACGATGTTTTTGACGTAGCTTTTCTGCTGACCGCCGACACCGATCAGGCGGCAACAATATCATTCTTCCGCAATCGCTTTCCCGATAAACGCATCGTCAACGTGATCCCTCCCGGCAGAATGCCGTCGCAGCACCTTGCAAACTTGGCTCACGGAAAGATCCGGATGACAGCGAATCACCTGGATACGTGCGCCTTGCCTGAAATGGTGGCTAAGGATGGGTTCAAAACGATATACCGGCCCGCTGAGTATGCGCCGCCACCGGGTTGGGTCCACCCAGACGACAGGCCGTAAGGCTTTAGGGCTACCTGACAATCTCCCACTGCAGCCAAAGCCCCGTTTCCTCAACCGACCGCACTAGGCCATTCTGGCGCTTATCGCGCAGCACATGGCCCACCCGCCGGGTCATGATGTTGAGGATACCAGCATCGTTCTCTAGCCCGCGCTGATCCACGATCATGGCGGCTATCTCCCGCGTGGAAAGCGGCCCCTTTGCTACACGCAGGATCGACAGCACTGCGCGGCTCATCTCCCCTCGCTTGCTCCATGACTTGGGTGGCACGAACACCTTGGGCAAAACGCTCTCCTGCACGAAGTCAGGGGCGAACAGCCGGAGTGTGGCGTCCAGATGCTCCAGATCGGTGGATAGCTGCTGAAGGCGAGCGTGGCACAAGGCAATCTCGCCGGTCATCTCTGCGCGCTTCCGTTTGAGCGCATCTAGGGCGTAGTCCGTCATACGATGACATTACGCACTACAGGCGATTACATCTATCTAGAGGCTGGTGCGTTTGCTACATAATGCCGAGCGCTTCTCCGGGGGTCAGTTCGGGGAGGATGCCAGGCAGGCAACTTGCCATCAGTGATTTACCCGCGCCCGGAGGCCCCATCATCAATAGATTGTGGCCGCCGGCCGCCGCGATCTCCAGGGCACGTTTGGCTGTTTCCTGTCCCTTCACCTGCTTGAGATCCGCAGTGCGGGCTGGCGGTTCAACCGCGCCTGGCTGCGGTGGCGACAGGGCGGCCGTGCCTTTGAAATGATTGAGAAGACCGAGAAGATCAGGCGCGGCGATGACTTCGACCTGTCCGGCCCAGGCGGCCTCCGATCCTTGCGCGACGGGGCAGACAAGGCCCATCTCCCGCTCCCCTGCGTGGAGCGCGGCGAGCAGCACGCCCGGCGTCGGCGCGATCCGCCCGTCAAGGCTGAGTTCGCCTACGACGACATAGCCCGCCAGCGTTTCCGCATCGATAACGCCCATCGCGCCAAGCAGCGCCAGCGCAATGGGAAGGTCGAAATGCGATCCTTCCTTAGGCAAGCCGGCAGGCGACAGGTTGACCGTGATCCGCTTGGGCGGGAGCGACAGGCCAATGGCAGCGATAGCATTGCGGACGCGCTCACGGCTTTCTGCCACCGCCTTGTCCGGCAGGCCGACGACGATGAAATTGGGCAGACCCGCAACAAGCTGGCACTGCACTTCGACGCCGCGCGCCTCCAGCCCGAGATAGGCCACTGTCGATACCGTGGAAACCAAGAGCCCCCCTGCCCTTTTCTGATGGCCGTTTCAGTCCTGCTTTTCAGGCTGGCCCTTGAACCCCTGCGCGACGACATACCATTCGACGCTGCCCTTTCGGCTGGCGGGCGGCTTGGCATGTTTGATCGTGGTGAAATGCTTCTTGAGCACGGCAAGGAGATCGGCGTCGGTGCCGCCCGCGAAAACCTTCGCGACGAAGGTGCCGCCCTTGCGGAGATTTTCGACCGCGAACCATGCCGCGGCCTCGACCAGCGCCATGGTCCGCAGAT harbors:
- a CDS encoding DUF6471 domain-containing protein, with the protein product MADTEWEAKVKGLLKAELKRRNVSYAQLVEKLAAVGVVDSEPNIRNKLSRGKFTAVFLIQCLEAIGASSLRLSDG
- a CDS encoding IS1595 family transposase produces the protein MRCISNGYDDMQHFLLSSKARTISLKAVFSMGEDKAYQTFCDMRWADTDGEAVCPRCGCTESYSIATRRKFKCVGCHHQYSVTSGTIFASRKMSFTDLLAAIVIFVNGAKGVAALQLSRDLDCQYKTAFVLTHKLREAMAREQMDRQLDGVVEIDGAYFGGYSKPENRKEDRKDRRLKANLTGKRQCVVIMRERNGKSLPFIVRNEGDAVPYVRDHVGTVATIMADEGTGWDALHAGWDTRRVNHSVAFLDNGACTNQAESYFSRLRRMEVGTHHHIAGPYIGQYAREASWREDNRRVDNGTQAVMVTAAAMEAPVSRQWKGYWQR
- a CDS encoding NYN domain-containing protein, with the protein product MRGALYIDGFNLYHAVDDLGVPHYKWCNFWKLAELISKGQARSITRVVFCTAYFKGDHGKRVRHEALVNAQAIVGVETKLGHTTTEPMKCKRHSCGHRWDQPREKETDINLSLSLFADACDDVFDVAFLLTADTDQAATISFFRNRFPDKRIVNVIPPGRMPSQHLANLAHGKIRMTANHLDTCALPEMVAKDGFKTIYRPAEYAPPPGWVHPDDRP